A region of the Gemmatimonadota bacterium genome:
GGTCGCGGCTACACTTCCCGTTCGCCCGGGGAGAATCGCATGACGCTCCGCACTTTCACGCTGTTCGCCATCGCCAGCGCGCTCGTCCTGTCGGCGTGCCTCGTGCCTCGCACCCTGGCGGCTCCCGTCATCGGACACGGCTTCACGGGAGAGTGGGCACTTGCGTGGTCGTGCGGCCGCGACGGAGCGCTCCGGAACGATTTCCGCGAAGTCGCCGGGGATGAAGCCGCCTTCCCGGTCACCTGGACCGTGATCGACCCGGCGGGGAAAGCTCCGCGCCTCCTGAAGTTCGGCAGGGATGGCCAGGTCGCCCGGGACATGGCTCTCCTCTCCGGAGAGGAGGCGATGGGTTCGGAAGACGGCAGCGTGTTCGTGGCGTGGCGACCGGATCCGTCGGAGTCGAGCTGGGATGCCTTCCGCTTCTTCCACAGTGAGAGTGACGAACCCGCGTGGGAAGCCTCCGCGCCGGGCCGCCCCATTCTCTTCTCCGCGGACGGCCGGACCTTTGTGATTGCCCGGACGCTGCACGGGAAGGACCGCTTCGCCCGGTCGGAGATCGACGGCGCGGGGAGTCTGCGCCTGGTGGGGGCCGATGGCGAAGTTCGCGGGGATCTGCCGTTCCACCCGACATTCAGCCGATTCACATCGGTGGGCAGCCAGCTGGTTCTTCTGCACGACAGGGAACTCCTTGTCCTCGACCGGTTCGGCGCGCTGGCCTGGAATCGGGAGGTTCCGCTCGATCATCTGGTCGTGCGCGGAGGGCTTTCGAATCTCTCAGTCGGGGGGGATCGGATTGCGGTCGGCGGGGGCGGGGACCAGCCCGCCGGCGAGGGGTTTTCCGAGTTTCTCCATCCGCCTCGTGCCTCCAGCCTCATGGTGTTTCGCAGCGACGGGGAACTCCTGTGGTCCCGGACCGACTCCGAAGAGCATGGCCCCCGATCGCATCTCTCCTGCGAACTGTCGGCGGATGGAACGGTCCTCGCGACCTTCCACACGAATCCACGCGAAGATGTCATTACGCTTCACGACGCCGCTGGCGGGGAAGTCCTCTGGGCGAAGACCATTCTCCGGCGACCCGGAACGAAGACGCTTTCGATTTCGCCGGACGGTGAGCTGATCGTTCTGGTGCGCGGGGATGTGAAGCCGCAGGTCTACGCCTGGAGCCGTGACGGAGCGCTGGAGTGGGACGGGATCCTGCCGTTCCAGACCCGGTTCGGCCGGATGGCCGGAACGGACCTTCTGCTGCTGGATCATCACATCGTGCGCCTGGTGACCGCCTCCGACCTACGGTAGCCCGGGCCGTACGAACACCACCTTTTCGCGAATCATCGAAGCCGTCCCGGGCGGGGCCTTTCGCGGCCTGCGCACATAGCGCTTCTCCGTATATGCGACCGGCACCACGCCCGCATTGCGCTGTTTGGAGTAGTGCGCGGCGATGGCCGCCGTGGCACGAATCGTCTCCCGCGAGGGTTCGCCCTTTCCCGACGCGTGCCGGAGCACCACATGGCTGCCCTCGGCGCCGCGTGCGTGGAACCACAGATCGCGCGGGGAGGCGTGCCGGTGGGTGAGTTCGTCATTCTGCCGGGCGGATCTCCCCACCCAGACTTCCCAGTCTCCGGGCAGGAGGTACACGCGGGGACGAAAGCCCGCGGGCAACCCGGCGGCCTTGCCGTCGCCCCCGGCCTGTGGAGAGGTTGCGGCAGGTGGAGGGTCGCGCAGGAACTCCTCGCCCGCCTTCGCGAGGAATGCGGCCCCGGGGTTGGCATCCAGCTCCGCAAGCACCGCATCCGCCTTCGCGATCGCCTCCTCCTGTGCGGCACGCTGCTCGTCCAGTTTCG
Encoded here:
- a CDS encoding PQQ-binding-like beta-propeller repeat protein; translated protein: MTLRTFTLFAIASALVLSACLVPRTLAAPVIGHGFTGEWALAWSCGRDGALRNDFREVAGDEAAFPVTWTVIDPAGKAPRLLKFGRDGQVARDMALLSGEEAMGSEDGSVFVAWRPDPSESSWDAFRFFHSESDEPAWEASAPGRPILFSADGRTFVIARTLHGKDRFARSEIDGAGSLRLVGADGEVRGDLPFHPTFSRFTSVGSQLVLLHDRELLVLDRFGALAWNREVPLDHLVVRGGLSNLSVGGDRIAVGGGGDQPAGEGFSEFLHPPRASSLMVFRSDGELLWSRTDSEEHGPRSHLSCELSADGTVLATFHTNPREDVITLHDAAGGEVLWAKTILRRPGTKTLSISPDGELIVLVRGDVKPQVYAWSRDGALEWDGILPFQTRFGRMAGTDLLLLDHHIVRLVTASDLR